A region from the Verrucomicrobiia bacterium genome encodes:
- a CDS encoding alpha/beta fold hydrolase produces MIQGVGVTGEGWRPLVDELARDHSVLFFDHRGIGRSVPCGGPITIEAMAGDAAALMEAAGWRSAHVVGHSMGGVVAQQLALDHPGRVRSLSLLCTFARGRDGARLTPWSIWMGMRTRLGTRGMRRRAFLGMLMSRRHRAMGDLDAVAGRVAAWIGRDLAEWPGVVGRQVGALRRHGGSGRLGELEGIPTWVLSAAEDPIAPPRYGRRLAELIRGARYEEMEDASHGVILFQGAEVGCRMRQFIAASSSGVLGREPGGSGAPIGGLDRVGQA; encoded by the coding sequence ATGATCCAGGGGGTGGGGGTGACGGGGGAGGGGTGGCGTCCGCTGGTGGACGAGCTGGCGCGGGACCATTCGGTCTTGTTCTTCGACCATCGGGGGATTGGGCGGAGCGTGCCGTGCGGGGGGCCGATCACGATCGAGGCGATGGCGGGGGATGCGGCGGCGCTGATGGAGGCGGCGGGATGGCGTTCGGCGCATGTGGTGGGGCATTCGATGGGGGGTGTGGTGGCGCAGCAACTGGCGTTGGATCATCCGGGGCGGGTGCGGAGTCTGTCGCTGCTCTGCACCTTTGCGCGGGGGCGGGACGGGGCGCGCCTGACGCCATGGTCGATATGGATGGGAATGCGGACGCGGTTGGGGACGCGGGGAATGCGGCGGCGGGCATTTCTGGGGATGCTGATGTCAAGGCGGCACCGGGCCATGGGGGATCTGGACGCCGTGGCGGGGCGGGTGGCGGCATGGATTGGGCGGGATCTGGCGGAATGGCCGGGGGTGGTGGGACGCCAGGTTGGGGCGCTGCGGCGGCACGGTGGGTCCGGGCGATTGGGCGAGCTTGAGGGGATTCCGACGTGGGTGCTGAGTGCGGCGGAGGATCCGATCGCTCCGCCGCGGTACGGGCGGCGTCTGGCCGAGCTGATCCGGGGGGCGCGGTACGAGGAGATGGAGGATGCGTCGCACGGCGTGATCTTGTTTCAGGGGGCCGAAGTGGGATGCCGCATGCGGCAGTTTATTGCGGCGTCGTCGTCGGGGGTACTGGGACGGGAGCCAGGGGGATCGGGTGCCCCGATTGGGGGATTGGATCGGGTGGGTCAGGCATGA
- the mtnP gene encoding S-methyl-5'-thioadenosine phosphorylase, whose protein sequence is MAHPIGIIGGTGLYQIEGFTDTRWVKVRTPFGPPSDELLTGRLAGREVVFLPRHGRGHRLLPSELPHRANIWALKKLGVAWIVSISAVGSLQKRYRPRDIVFPDQFLDRTKQSATHTFFGRGIVAHVGFAHPMCEDLRRILVASARRLRIRCHDGGTYVCMEGPAFSTQAESLANRAAGHAVIGMTNLGEAKCAREAEVAYATAAMVTDYDCWNEDDHVSLPVVMEHLHANAATAQRLILEVLPRIPETPSSRAHSALKTALLTAPELWPARTVRELQPILAPYLKNP, encoded by the coding sequence ATGGCCCATCCCATCGGCATCATCGGCGGCACCGGACTCTACCAGATCGAAGGCTTCACCGACACCCGCTGGGTCAAGGTCCGCACCCCCTTCGGTCCCCCCTCCGACGAACTCCTTACCGGCCGCCTCGCCGGACGCGAGGTCGTCTTCCTCCCACGCCATGGCCGCGGTCACCGCCTCCTCCCCAGCGAACTTCCCCACCGCGCCAACATCTGGGCCCTCAAGAAACTCGGCGTCGCCTGGATCGTCTCCATCAGCGCCGTCGGCTCCCTCCAGAAACGTTACCGCCCCCGCGACATCGTCTTCCCCGACCAGTTCCTCGACCGCACCAAGCAGTCCGCCACCCACACCTTCTTCGGCCGCGGCATCGTCGCCCACGTCGGCTTCGCCCATCCCATGTGCGAAGACCTCCGCCGCATCCTGGTCGCCAGCGCCCGGCGCCTTCGCATCCGCTGCCACGACGGCGGCACCTACGTCTGCATGGAAGGCCCCGCCTTCAGCACCCAGGCCGAATCCCTCGCCAATCGTGCCGCCGGTCACGCCGTCATCGGCATGACCAACCTCGGCGAGGCCAAGTGCGCCCGCGAAGCCGAAGTCGCCTACGCCACCGCCGCCATGGTCACCGACTACGACTGCTGGAACGAGGACGACCACGTCAGCCTCCCGGTGGTCATGGAACATCTCCACGCCAACGCCGCCACCGCCCAGCGCCTCATCCTGGAAGTCCTCCCGCGTATCCCGGAAACCCCGTCGTCCCGCGCCCATTCCGCCCTCAAAACCGCCCTCCTCACCGCCCCGGAACTCTGGCCCGCTCGCACCGTCCGCGAACTCCAGCCCATCCTCGCCCCTTATCTCAAAAACCCCTGA